The region ATTCTGGTCGCGCAAGGGCGCCGCGCAAGGCGTGGAACTGGCCAATTTCACCGTGGCCCAGCACTTTGAAAACATCCACAGCAGCCCGGAAGAGCAGGCGCATGCGCTGCACTGGCTGAAGTTCTATGCCGAGAAAGGCTTCATTCCCGCCTACAATGAAATCGGCTATCGGCTGATGATGACGGCCAAGGACGAGGCGCAGCGCAAGGAGGCGTTCGGCTGGTACATGAAGTCGGCCAAGGCGCTCGATCCGTCGGGCTTGAACAATGTCGCGTATTCGTATGAAGTGGGGCAGGGCGTGCCGCGGAGCGACGAGGCGGCCCTGGGCTGGTATGAAATGGCGGCCATCGCCAAAAGTCCGCCGGGCCAGACGGGTTTTGCGCGGCTGCTGGAGCAGGGCCGCGGCGGGCCGACCCGGCAAGGGCCGGCTCCTGAACCGTTCGCGTTGTATCTGCTGGCGGCAAAGCAGGGCGACGTGGAGGCCATCGAACGGCTGGTCAAGGTGTACGACAAGGGCGAGCTGGGACAGGCTGCCGACCCCGCGCAGGCCGCACTGTGGCGCGAAAAGCTCAGGCTGGCCAAGACGCCTTGAGCGGGCATGACGGCGCGGAAACGGCATGCTATCATCATTGTTATCGATAACAATATCATGAGAGACCGATGAATCCCGATTTCCGCTCCAAGGCGATGCTCGAAGCGCATATCCTGCACACGATGCACTTTTATCACCCGCGCGCCATTGACCCCAGCGGCGGCTTTTATCACTTTTTCCTCGACGATGGCACGGTGTACGACGCCAGCACGCGCCACCTGGTCAGCAGCACACGCTTCATCTTCAATTACGCCATGGCGTACCGCCGTTTCGGCGGCGACGATTACCTGGCGGCCGTGCGCCACGGCGTGGCCTTCTTGCGCGACGCGCACCGCGACCCGGCCACGGGCGGCTACGCCTGGCAACTGTCGTGGAAAGACGGCGTCAAGCAGGTGGAAGACGGCGCCAACCACTGCTACGGCCTCGCCTTCGTGCTGCTGGCCTATGCCCACGCCTTGCAGGCGGGGATGACGGAAGCGCGCGCCTACCTGGACGAAACGTTCGAATTGATGGAGCAGCGTTTCTGGCTGCCCGAACACGGCCTGTATGCGGACGTGGCCAGCGCCGACTGGTCTGTTCTGGATGGTTACCGTGGCCAGAACGCCAACATGCATGCGTGCGAAGCGATGCTGGCCGCGTTCGAAGCGACGGGCGAAGCGCGCTATCTGCACCGCGCCGAAACGCTGGCGCACAACATCACGGTGCGCCAGGCGGGCCTGGCGAACGGCATGATCTGGGAGCACTACACGCCCGACTGGGCCATCGACTGGGATTACAACCTGCACGACAAGAGTAATATCTTCCGCCCGTGGGGCTACCAGCCCGGCCACTTCACGGAATGGGCCAAGCTGCTGCTGATCATGGAGCGCCATGCCAAGTTCATGGCCGGCCCGTCCGACTGGCTGCTGCCGCGCGCGCGCCAATTGTATGACACGGCCCTGGCAAAGGCCTGGGATGGCACGCATGGCGGCATCCACTATGGTTTCGGCCCGCACGATGAAATCTGCGATGGCGACAAATACTTCTGGGTGCAGGCGGAAAGCTTCGCCGCGGCCGCCGTGCTGGCCGCGCGCACCGGGGACGAGGCCTACTGGCACAGCTATGACAAGATCTGGGACTACAGCTGGCAGCACTTCGTCGACCATGAACACGGCGCCTGGTACCGCATTCTGACGCCCGAGAATGGCAAGATCAGCAAGGAGAAAAGCCCGGCCGGCAAGACCGATTACCACACCATGGGCGCCTGCCATGAAGTGCTGAACGCGATTGGCGGTGCGGCATGAGCACCTCTTTTCCAACTTTTGTGTCGGCCGGCGAGGCGCTGACGGACATGTTGCGCACGGGTGCGGATTCCTGGAGCAGCCAGGTGGGCGGCTCGACCTGGAATGTGGCGCGCGTGATGGCACGCCTGGGCGTGCCCAGCGCCTTTGCGGGCGCCGTCAGCCTCGACGTCTTTGGCGACGCGCTGGCGCAAGCGACGGACGTGGCGGGCCTGGACATGCGCTTTTTGCAGCGCCATGCGAAGTCGCCGCTGCTGGCCATCGTGCATGAACTGCATCCACCCACATATTACTTCATCGGCGACGACAGCGCCGACCTGCATTTCGACGCGGCGCGCTTGCCGGCCGGCTGGATGCAGGGCGCGCAATGGGTGCATTTCGGCGGCATCAGCCTGGCGCGCGAACCGCTGGCGGGCAAGCTGGTGGCGCTGGCGCAGGAACTGAAGGCGGCTGGCGTGAAAATCAGCTACGACCCCAACTTCCGCATCATGATGGATGAACGCTACGACACTACCCTGCGCCGCATGACGCAGTTGGCCGACGTGATCAAGGTGTCCGATGAAGACCTGGCGGGCCTGTTCCGCCACGACGACATCGATGGCGCGTTTGCCATGCTGCGCAGCTGGAATCCGCACGCCATGTATTTATATACGCGCGGCGCGCAGGGCGCGGCCCTGTACCAGGGCGAACGGACATGGCAGGCGGCGCCGCCCGTCATCGAGGTGGTCGACTCGGTGGGGGCGGGCGACGCCAGCATCGGCGGCCTGCTGTACAGCCTGATGTACCGGCCCGACGCCGATGGCGGCCAGCACTTGCGCTTTGCCGTCGCGGCGGGCGCGGGCGCCTGCCTGGCGGCCGGCGGCGCGCCACCTTCGGTGGAACTGGTGGAATCGCTGGAGGCGCGCACGGTCGTCAGTTAGGTCAGCAGTTAGGTCAGGCCAGGCCTGATCTGCATCAACAAGGTAGGCACCTTTACGTTCGGCCTACCTTGTCGTAAGCCATGCTCCTACATGGCTATCACAGGGTGCTGTCTAGAATGGGGACTTCATGTGTACAACTGGAGACAACATCATGGCCACCCAATCACCTCAGGCAGCTTCCGTTTCCCAAACACAGGCCGGCATGCCGGACATGGACGCGATCGAGCTGCTGACGCAAGACCATCAAACCGTGAAAGAACTGTTCGAACAGTATGAGGGCCTCAGCGACCGTTCGCTGGCCAGCAAGCGCAAGCTGGCCTTGAAAATCTGTCAGGAACTGAGTAAGCATGCGATGGTGGAAGAAGAAATTTTCTATCCCGCCGTGCGCGACGCCAGCCGCTCGAATGAAGACTTGATCGACGAAGCCGTCGTCGAACACGCATCGGCGAAGGAGCTGATCGCGCAAATCGTCGCCATGGCGCCTGGCGAAGACTTGTACGACGCCAAGGTCAAGGTCTTGTCCGAGCAAATCGATCACCACGTGCTGGAAGAAGAGGGCGAGATTTTCCCGTGTGCGCGCGACGCGGAACTCGACCTGCAAGCCATGGCCAGCCAGATCGCGGCGCGCAAGGCGGAAATCGAACTGCCCGACATGCAGGCTTGAGCGTCATGCACGCGCGCGGCTAGCGTGCGCGTCCCGTCGACGCCCGTTCCATCAGGGTGAACGCCATCAGATGATGCGTGGCGGGCGACGTTTCTCCTGTACGGCGCTGGCGGATTTCGTCGATGACGAGATTGACGGCGGCGCGCGCCATGTCGGCGATGGGCTGGTGGATGGTGGTCAGTTCGGGCCAGACGGTGGTGGCGACGGGGGTGTCGTCGAAGCCGCACACGCTCAATTCCGCTGGCACCTGCAAGCCCATGCCGTGCGCCACGGCCAGGGTGGCGGCGGCCATGTCGTCGTTGCTGGCGAAGATGGCGCTCGGGTGCGGTGCTTGCGCCAGCAGCTGGCGTGCCGCGTCGAGTCCCGAGCGATACGTAAAGTAGCCTTGCGCCACCCTGTGCGGCGGCACCTGCAAACCCGCTTCCCGCATGGCGTCTTCGAAGGCCTGGCGGCGCAGCAGGGCGGGCGTGTGCGCCGGGTCGCCTTCGATGAAGCCGATGTCGCGGTGGCCCAGTGCGATCAAATGGCGCGTCATGGCCAGCGCCCCTTCGTAGTCGTCGATGCGCACGGCCGAGACGCCGGGCGAGGGACGCGCCGTGGCCACGGCGATGGCGGGGATGCCCATCTGGTTCAGCTGCGCCAGCACCTGCGGCGAATCGCACAGGGGCGGCGGCACGAGGATGCCGTCCACGCCGGCCGCCACCAGGCAATCGATGCCGGCGCGCTGGCTGTCGATGTCTTCGCAGCGTTCGAGCAGCAACTGGCCGCCGCCCTGGCGGCATTGATCCATGGCGCCGACCAGGAATTCGCTGAGAAAGGCGGCGCTCGGGTTGCTGTACAACAGACCGATGCGCAGGGTGCCCGTGCGGGCCGCCCTGGCCGCCAGGTTGGGCTGGTAGCGCAGGCTGGCGATCGCCGCCTCGACCTTGTCGCGCGTGGCCGCGCTGACGCTGGTGCGTCCGTTGATCACGCGCGATACCGTCATGGCCGAGACGCCGGCCACGCGCGCCACATCATGCACGGTGGCGCCGCTGGACGTATCGGGGGCGGCGTGCGCCGCCTTATTCGAGGTGGCCACCGAATTTCAGCTTGCCGCTGATGCGCATGCCGTGCAATTGACCCTCTTCCAGTTCGGCGGCGCTGGTGCGCTGCGCCGTGTCGCGCCGCGCCAGTCCCACCGACAGGATATCGAGCATCATCAGCTGCAGCAGACGCACGATCATGGGCACGAAATTGAGGTTGCCTTCCGGGTGGTTCAGGGTCAGCAGCACGTCGGCCAGCTTGGCCAGCGGCGAACCGCTGGCCGTGATGGCCAGCACGCGCGCGCCGCAGCCTTGCGCCACCTTGACGGTGCGCAGCAGGTCGGGCAGGGCGCCCGAGCGGGAAATGACCAACGCGACATCGCCCGGCTTGAGCATGGCGGCGCTCATTTCCTGCGCTTGCGGGTCGGCAAAGAAGCTGCTGACGATGCCCAGGTTGAGCAGCTTGTGCTGCATGTCGTCGGCCACCACGCGGGCGCTGCCCACGGCCAGCAGTTCCACGCGCTGTGCGCCGCGCAGCAGCTCGATGGCGGCCGTCAGCGCTTTCACGTCGAGCATGTCGCGCATGGCCAGCGCGGCCGAGGCGTTATTGCCCAGCACCTTGCGCGCCAGTTCCGCGTCGGAATCCGAGATTTCCACATGGCAGTGCGCCACGGTGATGGCGCCGCCCGTCAGTCCCGACGCCAGCTTGAGTTTGAAGTCGGCCAGGCCCTGCACGCCGACCGAGCGGCAAAAGCGCATGACGGTCGGCTGGCTGACGCCAACCCGCTGGGCGATTTCGGCGATCGGCAGGGTCAGCATGGCGTTCGGCTCTTTCAAGACCCAGTCGGCCACCTTGCATTCCGATGGGCTCATGCGGCCGCGCGCCTGGCGCACGGATTCGAGCATGGGCGCGCCGGTATGGGCGCGTTTGAGCTTTTGCGCGAGGATGGCGGCGATGCCGAGGAAAGTGGGCAGTTCGGCCGTGATCAGGAAGGTGGGGATCTGCGCCAGGTATTCGTTCAGGCGGCCCTTTTGCTCGAAGCGGGCGCGGAACTGCGACTGTTCGAACAGGGGGCCCAGGCGCGGCACGATGCCCCCGCCTATATAGATGCCGCCCAGCGCGCCCAGGGTCATGGCCACGTTGCCAGCGATGGAGCCGAGGATGGCGCAGAAGCAGTCGACTGCTTCGAGGCATACGTCGCATTCATTGTTCAGCGCGCGGCTGGTGATGTCGGCCGCCAGCAGCGGCGGCGCATCGGGCATACCGGCGCGCTCGGACAGGGCGCGGTAGATCAGTTCCAGCCCGCGTCCGGAGGCGAGGCGCTCGGCCGAGACGTGCGACAGTTCGCGCCAGGCGAAGGACAGCACGTCCATCTCGCGCTGGTCGCACGGGGCGAAACTGACGTGGCCCCCTTCGCTGCCCAGCGCGATCCAGCGGTCTTCGGCGGGGATCATGCCCGACACGCCCAGGCCCGTGCCCGAGCCGAGCAGGCCGATGACGCTGTCGGCGCGCGCCATGCCGCCGCCGATCTGCAGGCGCTGGTCGGGCCGCAGGTAGGGCAGGGCCATGGCCAGCGCCGTGAAGTCGTTTACCACCAGCAGGGTGTCGAGGCCCAGCGTGGCGCGCATGGCTTCGATCGAGAAGAACCAGTGATGGTTCATCATGCGGATATTGTCGTCGTCGATGGGATTGGCGATGGCGATGGCCGCATGGCGCACGCGCGCCGAACCGGCGGCGCGCGCCTCGCTGCTGTCCATATAGGCGGTGATGGCGTCGAGCAGCGATGCGTAGTCGTCGCAGGGCAGCACGGCCACCGCTTCCAGGTGGCCCTGGCGCGTTTCGAGCACGAAGCGGGCGTTGGTGCCGCCGATGTCGGCCAGCAGGCGCGGCCCTTCACTGAAGCGCTCCGCCGGATCGCTGCCTGCTACTTCCATTTTTTCATCAATTTTCATGGCGGTGCCTAGTCTCGTATGCGTGCGCTGTCTTGGCGGCGCACTGTCGTTATGGCAAAAACCAAGGATTTTAATTCGTATACGTGCCGCGTGCCGAAAAATGCGGGACGCCTGCGCAAATGCTTGCCCGCAGTGCTGGAAACGGATGGCGCCAGCGGGAAAAACAGGGCAGTCAACTCGCCTGTCGGTACGCAAATAAAGTGTCGCAGAGTAGTCGTAGGATTACAACATAATATGTTGATATTTGTTCGTAGTATAGTTACTATGTCTCTGCTGGAAAGAATTCTGGCCAGTACATTCGGCCACGAATGACTAGATAAAAAATAACTACTGAGGAGACTTACCATGCTGCATCGCAACATGTTGAAGGCCGTGTTGAAGACACTGCCAGCTGCCATCGTCTTAGCCATCGCCAGCGGTTCCGCTGCCGCCGATCCAATGTACCCATCCGACGCCGAAGGCTTCCACGGCTACCTGCGCGCTGGCGCCGGCAGCAATACCTCGGGCGACGGCGGTTCGCAAGGCTGCTTCGGCCTGGGTGGCAATACCATGAAATACCGTCTGGGCAATGAGTGCGACGCCTACACGGAATTCGGCTACACCAAGTCCGTTGCCCAGTCCGGCGGCGTGAACTATCTGGCCACCGTCTGGGTCAACGCCTACGCGCCAAACTCGGATTTCGGCAGCAACAAGCTGGGCATCGTCAAGGCCTATGTCGAAGCGCAGGGACTCGATTTCCTGAACGGCGGCACGGCCTGGATCGGTAAACGCTTCTACTACCGTCCTGACATCCACATGCTGGACTTGCAGTACATCAACATGAACGGCACGGGCGCCGGCCTGGACCGCATTCCTGCTGGCCCGGGTAAATTCTCGTACGCCTTCTTCAAGGACAACGATGTCAACAAGCGCGACGATAACGGCGCCATCCTCGGCACCACCTCGGCCGTGCGCCAGAACTTCATCTACGGTGAAATTCCCGTCAATGAAAACGGCACCCTGGATCTGGCCGCGACCTACATCATCGGCGAAGGCAAGGACAACGACTTCTACGGCAAGAAGCATAACGGCTGGCAGTTGTCGGCATTCCACCGCCAGGCGAAAGTGTTCGGCGGCGGCAATACCTTCGGCGTGCAGTACGGCGTCGGCCCTGGCACCGGCACGGGCGCGCAGTTCGGCGCTTCGGGCGACACCACTTTCGGTTCGGACGTGAAACGCACGCGCATCTTCAATGACATGGCGATCCAGCCGATGGCCAACTTCGGCATGGAATTCGTCGCCTTGTGGCAAAAAGACGAATCGAACGCCAAGGGTTCGTCGACCTGGACCTCGGTCGGCGTGCGTCCCGTGTATGCATTCACCAACAACTTCAAGCTGGTGGGCGAACTGGGCACGGATCGCGTGACGCAATCGGGCGGCCAGCCAGCCAAGCGTTTGACCAAGCTGACCATCGCACCGACGATCTCCGCCGGTCCTGGCCTGTGGTCGCGTCCTGAACTGCGCGCTTTTGTTACCTACGGCAAATGGAACGATGCGGCCACCGCCTCGGTCAACGCGTCGAACAACGGCGGCCCGATCTACAACAACAATACCAGCGGTACTTCGTACGGCTTCCAAGTCGAAACCTGGTTCTAAACACAGAACCAAACCTGCTGCGCGGCGCGCTTTGCGGCCTGCGATGCTCACCGTGCTCCAGCACGGCTGCGCTTCTCGGCCACAAATCACTGCCGCTCGCGACGGTTTGGTTCAGTGTTGATGTTTGTAAGTGCAGATCAACCTGGCGCATCCTTCGCGGATGCGTTTTTGGCGCCGTCCCGTGATATAAATGCAGTGTAGTCATGTCATGGATCACGGCGCCGTCTTTACACCAAGATGATGCCCGTTTATAAGCGGGTCTGAGCACAAGAGCGCCGGTACAGGCGCAGATTTCACCTTTTTCGGCCCCCGTATGCCGAAGCCCCCTAAAAGCTTGATCAAAAAAGGAATGTGGAGATGAAACTGAAATTCAAGATTACCCAACTGGCCGCATTGACCACCCTGGCATTTGCCGGCAGCGCGTTTGCGACCGACGTGGAAGTGTTGCACTACTGGACCTCCGGCGGTGAAGCGAAGTCCGTGGGCCAGTTGCAGCAAATCGTGAAAGAAAGCGGCTTCGGCTGGAAAGACTTCGCCGTGGCCGGTGGCGCTGGCGAAAACGCCGCGACCGCGCTGAAAACCCGCGTCATTTCCGGCAACCCGCCGACGGCCGCCCAGATCAAGGGTCCATCGATCCAGGAGTGGGGCGCTGAAGGCGTGCTGGCCAATATCGATGATGCCGCCATTCCAGGCAAATGGGATGCCGTGCTGCCGAAAGTCGTCGCCGACATCATGAAATACAAGGGCCACTATGTTGCCGCTCCCGTCAACGTCCACCGCGTCAACTGGATGTGGGTCAATCCGGAAGTGCTGAAAAAAGCCGGCGTGGCCACCACCCCGACCACCTGGGATGCGTTCTTCGACGCGGCCGAGAAGATCAAGAAGTCGGGCGGCATCGCGATCGCCCACGGCGGCCAGCCTTGGCAGGACGCCACCGTGTTTGAATCCGTCGCGCTGGGCGTGGGCGGCACGGAGTTCTACAAGAAAGCCATCCTCAAGCTGGACCAGAAGGAATTGACCGGCCCGACCATGCTCAAGGTGTTCGACACCCTGGGCAAGGTGAAGACCTACATCGACAAGGATGCGGCAGGCCGCGACTGGAATCTGGCGACCGCCATGGTCATCAACAACAAGGCCGGCTTCCAGTTCATGGGCGACTGGGCCAAGGGCGAGTTCACGGCCGCAGGCAAGGTGCCGGGCAAGGACTACCTGTGCGTGGCAGCGCCTGGCACGGACAAGGCCTACACCTTCAACATCGATTCGTTTGCCATGTTCACGCAAAAGGATGCGAATGCGAAGAAAGGGCAGATCGCCCTGGCCAACGCCATCATGAATCCGAAGTTCCAGTCGATCTTCAACCTGAACAAGGGTTCCATCCCTGTGCGTTCCGGCGTATCGAAGGACAAGTTTGACGCTTGCGCCCTGAAATCGATGGAAGACATGGACGCCACCAACAAGACCGGCGGCCTGGTGCCATCGTTCGCCCACGGCATGGCGCTGCCATCGGCCACGCAAGGCGCCGTGACCGACGTCATCGCCAAGTTCATGAACACCAACATGAGCTCGAAAGACGCGGTTGCAGCCCTGGCCAAAGCGGCAAAAGTGAAGTAATCACGACGGCGCCGGCACGCTCGCCGGCGCCCGCTGCATTGCATGCATCGCAGGCGTCCGCCCTGGCTTCGACCAGGCCGGCGCCACACGCAGTTCTCTCTACGGCTCTCCTATGTCCATACGCAAGCAATTCGACCGATGGATACCGCAGATGGTGTTGGGCCCCACGCTCATCGCCAGCCTGGTATTCGTCTATGGTTTTATCTTTTTGACCGGTTGGCTGTCGCTGACCGAATCGCGGC is a window of Janthinobacterium rivuli DNA encoding:
- a CDS encoding tetratricopeptide repeat protein; this encodes MKTMLFILSLALAQPVLAQQASAKAPRQHPALVEFDMSGQDAMRAKVQAVINRPADLSPDKVVAFDKARLAAQAEDSAAQLELAQMLHQGEGTPRDLDAGLAWLRKSAEGGYGPAQAFLGVAYTLGQGMAIDRKLGEFWSRKGAAQGVELANFTVAQHFENIHSSPEEQAHALHWLKFYAEKGFIPAYNEIGYRLMMTAKDEAQRKEAFGWYMKSAKALDPSGLNNVAYSYEVGQGVPRSDEAALGWYEMAAIAKSPPGQTGFARLLEQGRGGPTRQGPAPEPFALYLLAAKQGDVEAIERLVKVYDKGELGQAADPAQAALWREKLRLAKTP
- a CDS encoding AGE family epimerase/isomerase: MNPDFRSKAMLEAHILHTMHFYHPRAIDPSGGFYHFFLDDGTVYDASTRHLVSSTRFIFNYAMAYRRFGGDDYLAAVRHGVAFLRDAHRDPATGGYAWQLSWKDGVKQVEDGANHCYGLAFVLLAYAHALQAGMTEARAYLDETFELMEQRFWLPEHGLYADVASADWSVLDGYRGQNANMHACEAMLAAFEATGEARYLHRAETLAHNITVRQAGLANGMIWEHYTPDWAIDWDYNLHDKSNIFRPWGYQPGHFTEWAKLLLIMERHAKFMAGPSDWLLPRARQLYDTALAKAWDGTHGGIHYGFGPHDEICDGDKYFWVQAESFAAAAVLAARTGDEAYWHSYDKIWDYSWQHFVDHEHGAWYRILTPENGKISKEKSPAGKTDYHTMGACHEVLNAIGGAA
- a CDS encoding carbohydrate kinase family protein, whose amino-acid sequence is MSTSFPTFVSAGEALTDMLRTGADSWSSQVGGSTWNVARVMARLGVPSAFAGAVSLDVFGDALAQATDVAGLDMRFLQRHAKSPLLAIVHELHPPTYYFIGDDSADLHFDAARLPAGWMQGAQWVHFGGISLAREPLAGKLVALAQELKAAGVKISYDPNFRIMMDERYDTTLRRMTQLADVIKVSDEDLAGLFRHDDIDGAFAMLRSWNPHAMYLYTRGAQGAALYQGERTWQAAPPVIEVVDSVGAGDASIGGLLYSLMYRPDADGGQHLRFAVAAGAGACLAAGGAPPSVELVESLEARTVVS
- a CDS encoding hemerythrin domain-containing protein; this translates as MDAIELLTQDHQTVKELFEQYEGLSDRSLASKRKLALKICQELSKHAMVEEEIFYPAVRDASRSNEDLIDEAVVEHASAKELIAQIVAMAPGEDLYDAKVKVLSEQIDHHVLEEEGEIFPCARDAELDLQAMASQIAARKAEIELPDMQA
- a CDS encoding LacI family DNA-binding transcriptional regulator, producing the protein MATSNKAAHAAPDTSSGATVHDVARVAGVSAMTVSRVINGRTSVSAATRDKVEAAIASLRYQPNLAARAARTGTLRIGLLYSNPSAAFLSEFLVGAMDQCRQGGGQLLLERCEDIDSQRAGIDCLVAAGVDGILVPPPLCDSPQVLAQLNQMGIPAIAVATARPSPGVSAVRIDDYEGALAMTRHLIALGHRDIGFIEGDPAHTPALLRRQAFEDAMREAGLQVPPHRVAQGYFTYRSGLDAARQLLAQAPHPSAIFASNDDMAAATLAVAHGMGLQVPAELSVCGFDDTPVATTVWPELTTIHQPIADMARAAVNLVIDEIRQRRTGETSPATHHLMAFTLMERASTGRAR
- a CDS encoding glucokinase, translated to MKIDEKMEVAGSDPAERFSEGPRLLADIGGTNARFVLETRQGHLEAVAVLPCDDYASLLDAITAYMDSSEARAAGSARVRHAAIAIANPIDDDNIRMMNHHWFFSIEAMRATLGLDTLLVVNDFTALAMALPYLRPDQRLQIGGGMARADSVIGLLGSGTGLGVSGMIPAEDRWIALGSEGGHVSFAPCDQREMDVLSFAWRELSHVSAERLASGRGLELIYRALSERAGMPDAPPLLAADITSRALNNECDVCLEAVDCFCAILGSIAGNVAMTLGALGGIYIGGGIVPRLGPLFEQSQFRARFEQKGRLNEYLAQIPTFLITAELPTFLGIAAILAQKLKRAHTGAPMLESVRQARGRMSPSECKVADWVLKEPNAMLTLPIAEIAQRVGVSQPTVMRFCRSVGVQGLADFKLKLASGLTGGAITVAHCHVEISDSDAELARKVLGNNASAALAMRDMLDVKALTAAIELLRGAQRVELLAVGSARVVADDMQHKLLNLGIVSSFFADPQAQEMSAAMLKPGDVALVISRSGALPDLLRTVKVAQGCGARVLAITASGSPLAKLADVLLTLNHPEGNLNFVPMIVRLLQLMMLDILSVGLARRDTAQRTSAAELEEGQLHGMRISGKLKFGGHLE
- a CDS encoding maltoporin — encoded protein: MLHRNMLKAVLKTLPAAIVLAIASGSAAADPMYPSDAEGFHGYLRAGAGSNTSGDGGSQGCFGLGGNTMKYRLGNECDAYTEFGYTKSVAQSGGVNYLATVWVNAYAPNSDFGSNKLGIVKAYVEAQGLDFLNGGTAWIGKRFYYRPDIHMLDLQYINMNGTGAGLDRIPAGPGKFSYAFFKDNDVNKRDDNGAILGTTSAVRQNFIYGEIPVNENGTLDLAATYIIGEGKDNDFYGKKHNGWQLSAFHRQAKVFGGGNTFGVQYGVGPGTGTGAQFGASGDTTFGSDVKRTRIFNDMAIQPMANFGMEFVALWQKDESNAKGSSTWTSVGVRPVYAFTNNFKLVGELGTDRVTQSGGQPAKRLTKLTIAPTISAGPGLWSRPELRAFVTYGKWNDAATASVNASNNGGPIYNNNTSGTSYGFQVETWF
- a CDS encoding ABC transporter substrate-binding protein, with the protein product MKLKFKITQLAALTTLAFAGSAFATDVEVLHYWTSGGEAKSVGQLQQIVKESGFGWKDFAVAGGAGENAATALKTRVISGNPPTAAQIKGPSIQEWGAEGVLANIDDAAIPGKWDAVLPKVVADIMKYKGHYVAAPVNVHRVNWMWVNPEVLKKAGVATTPTTWDAFFDAAEKIKKSGGIAIAHGGQPWQDATVFESVALGVGGTEFYKKAILKLDQKELTGPTMLKVFDTLGKVKTYIDKDAAGRDWNLATAMVINNKAGFQFMGDWAKGEFTAAGKVPGKDYLCVAAPGTDKAYTFNIDSFAMFTQKDANAKKGQIALANAIMNPKFQSIFNLNKGSIPVRSGVSKDKFDACALKSMEDMDATNKTGGLVPSFAHGMALPSATQGAVTDVIAKFMNTNMSSKDAVAALAKAAKVK